From Daucus carota subsp. sativus chromosome 6, DH1 v3.0, whole genome shotgun sequence, the proteins below share one genomic window:
- the LOC108192317 gene encoding probable LRR receptor-like serine/threonine-protein kinase At1g05700, with protein sequence MLSKSYLLFELVLAYFLNPIPLVHAQDDPPGFLSIDCGLPEGSDYKETYTGLNYKSDANLIDSGESKSLLPSLISDSYETYLGNVRSFPKGKKNCYTIQPSGGKGSKYLIRATFMYGNYDSLNQFPIFDLNLGPDTWSKVTIEANLSVERKEIIHVLSSDYIHVCLVNKGTGTPFISALELRPLSSTNSMYTIESRSLQTLIHADCDSKVTNTDTRYKGDIYDRTWYHFNVSTNKEVNTSLDINNANDYRVPTNVLRTASIPENATDSLQFEWTTNNASDEFYMYMHFAEVEKLQANQYREFNIYINGKRWNKQLVVPEYLRATYYYPLSPLTGNTEYIVTLNKTASSTLPPIINAFEIYTGVIFSKSGTNETDVAAILNIKSTYKVTRDWQGDPCEPGDFLWDGLKCNYDTSDSARIISLNLSMTGLTGEIVPSIANLTELKTLDLSRNNLSGQVPDFLSQLALSVLNLTGNNFTGPIPAQLLENERQGILSLSFDGQEKGNDTSKKNCEQEPCKKKGNKSNAAIVGAVVGSVLLLAAILIGIWIWRSRRASQVRKLRNQAQVNNGDIEKKNRQYTYSEVLNITRNFQKVLGKGGFGTVYHGYVGDLEVAVKMLSPSSTQGHKEFQAEASLLLNVHHKNLTTLVGYCNEGTNMGIIYEYMANRSLDKHLKDAGNSFGILSWQFRLQIALDAAQGLEYLHHGCKPAIIHRDVKTSNILLNEQFQAKLADFGLSRAYSAEGGTHVSTVVAGTPGYLDPDYYTSNRLTEKSDVFSFGVVLLEMITGRPAILTEDRTHIAQWVDSVVQNGDVKQVVDPRFRGKYDVNSVWKAVELAMTCASRISSRRPTMNKVVMDLNECLAIEIGKHDSDLYSSNGMVSMTDMESALAPRPR encoded by the exons ATGTTATCAAAAAGCTATTTATTGTTTGAGCTTGTCCTCGCGTATTTTCTTAATCCAATACCTCTTGTTCATGCACAGGATGATCCACCAG GTTTTCTAAGCATAGATTGTGGATTGCCAGAAGGTTCTGACTACAAGGAAACTTATACAGGACTAAACTACAAATCAGATGCAAACTTGATAGACAGTGGTGAGAGTAAGAGTTTATTACCTTCCCTTATAAGCGACTCGTATGAAACATACTTGGGTAATGTGAGAAGCTTTCCTAAGGGGAAGAAAAACTGTTACACCATTCAACCGTCAGGCGGGAAAGGTAGCAAGTATCTGATCAGAGCAACTTTCATGTACGGGAACTATGATTCTTTAAACCAGTTCCCAATATTTGATCTCAATCTCGGACCAGACACCTGGAGCAAAGTCACAATTGAAGCAAATTTATCAGTCGAGAGAAAAGAGATCATACATGTTCTGTCTTCAGATTATATACATGTTTGTCTCGTAAACAAAGGTACTGGGACACCCTTCATTTCAGCACTAGAGTTGAGGCCACTCAGCAGTACCAATAGCATGTATACAATTGAATCCAGATCATTGCAAACCCTAATACATGCTGATTGTGACTCTAAAGTCACCAATACGGATACCAG GTACAAGGGTGATATTTATGATCGAACATGGTATCACTTTAACGTGTCAACCAACAAAGAAGTAAATACTTCATTAGACATTAATAATGCAAATGATTACCGAGTACCAACAAATGTGTTAAGGACTGCCAGCATACCAGAAAACGCAACTGATTCTCTGCAGTTTGAGTGGACCACGAATAACGCCAGTGATGAATTCTATATGTACATGCACTTTGCCGAAGTTGAAAAACTCCAAGCCAATCAATACAGAGAATTTAACATCTACATAAACGGAAAACGCTGGAACAAACAACTGGTAGTTCCAGAGTATCTAAGGGCGACCTACTATTACCCCCTATCTCCACTGACAGGCAATACAGAGTACATAGTCACCCTCAACAAAACCGCAAGTTCAACCCTTCCTCCCATCATTAATGCCTTCGAGATCTATACGGgggtgatattttcaaaatcaggAACGAATGAGACAGACG TTGCTGCCATACTTAACATCAAGTCTACCTACAAAGTGACAAGAGACTGGCAAGGAGATCCTTGTGAACCAGGAGACTTTCTATGGGATGGTCTTAAATGCAACTACGATACATCTGATTCTGCAAGGATAATATCGCT GAACTTGTCCATGACTGGACTGACTGGTGAAATAGTTCCTTCTATAGCTAATCTCACAGAATTGAAAACCTT GGATTTATCCCGCAACAACTTGAGCGGCCAAGTGCCAGACTTTTTATCTCAATTGGCTTTAAGTGTCCT GAACTTAACAGGAAATAACTTTACTGGGCCAATTCCAGCTCAACTCCTCGAAAATGAAAGACAAGGGATTCTATCACTAAG TTTTGATGGTCAAGAAAAAGGAAACGATACAAGCAAAAAAAATTGTGAGCAGGAACCATGTAAAAAGAAAGGCAATAAGTCAAACGCTGCAATTGTTGGAGCTGTAGTTGGTTCAGTTCTACTCTTGGCTGCAATTTTGATTGGCATATGGATATGGAGGAGCAGGAGAGCATCACAAG TCAGGAAATTGAGAAACCAAGCGCAAGTAAATAATGGTGACATAGAGAAAAAGAACAGACAATACACATATTCCGAAGTCTTGAATATCACTAGAAACTTCCAGAAAGTTCTTGGGAAAGGAGGTTTCGGCACAGTGTACCATGGCTATGTAGGTGACCTTGAAGTTGCAGTGAAGATGCTCTCACCATCATCAACTCAAGGACACAAAGAATTCCAAGCTGAG GCTAGTCTTCTACTGAACGTCCACCACAAAAACTTAACCACTCTGGTTGGTTACTGCAACGAGGGCAcgaacatgggtataatttatGAGTACATGGCTAACCGGAGCTTAGATAAGCATCTCAAAG ATGCAGGAAATAGCTTTGGCATTTTAAGTTGGCAATTCAGACTTCAAATAGCACTGGATGCAGCACAAG GACTGGAGTATTTGCACCATGGATGTAAACCAGCAATCATCCACAGAGACGTAAAAACGAGTAATATTTTACTGAATGAGCAATTCCAAGCAAAATTGGCTGATTTTGGGCTTTCAAGAGCTTACTCGGCTGAAGGTGGCACCCATGTCTCAACAGTTGTTGCTGGCACTCCTGGTTACCTTGACCCTGA CTATTACACTTCAAATAGGCTCACAGAAAAAAGCGATGTGTTTAGTTTTGGGGTTGTTCTACTTGAAATGATAACAGGACGGCCAGCAATACTAACTGAAGACAGGACTCACATTGCTCAGTGGGTTGACTCTGTTGTTCAAAATGGTGATGTTAAACAGGTTGTAGATCCAAGGTTCAGAGGAAAATATGATGTAAACTCTGTGTGGAAAGCAGTTGAATTAGCAATGACATGTGCATCACGAATATCATCTAGAAGGCCAACGATGAATAAGGTGGTGATGGATTTAAATGAGTGCTTGGCCATAGAGATTGGTAAGCATGATTCTGATTTATACTCCTCAAACGGAATGGTCTCAATGACAGATATGGAGAGCGCTTTGGCTCCAAGACCAAGGTAG